In the Malania oleifera isolate guangnan ecotype guangnan chromosome 1, ASM2987363v1, whole genome shotgun sequence genome, one interval contains:
- the LOC131154141 gene encoding G-box-binding factor 1 isoform X2, translated as MGTGEESTPAKPSKPTSSTQETPTTPSYPDWSASMQAYYGAGATPPPFFASTVASPTPHPYLWGSQHPLIPPYGTPVPYPALYPGGVYAHPNMAMTPSASHTNVELEEKTSDGKERTPMKKSKGNSGNASLKPGESEKAASGSGNDAATLSAESGSDGSSEASDDNNSQPESAASKKGSFDQMLADGANARNNNASANHQASVQGKHVVSMPATNLNIGMDLWNASSAGVGAVKMRPNPSGISPAVAPSAMVVREGVVPDHQWIQDERELKRQKRKQSNRESARRSRLRKQAECEELQARVETLNNENRTIREEMQKLLEECNKLTSENDSIKDELTRLCGADALANLESSKSLQSRGDEGNS; from the exons ATGGGGACTGGGGAGGAAAGCACACCTGCTAAACCTTCCAAACCAACCTCTTCGACTCAG GAAACACCAACAACACCCTCCTATCCTGATTGGTCAGCCTCTATGCAG GCTTATTATGGTGCTGGAGCTACTCCACCTCCCTTTTTCGCCTCGACTGTTGCTTCGCCTACTCCCCATCCTTACCTGTGGGGAAGCCAG CATCCTTTAATTCCACCATATGGGACCCCAGTTCCATACCCTGCTTTATACCCAGGGGGAGTTTATGCTCACCCTAACATGGCTATG ACTCCAAGTGCATCACATACAAATGTAGAATTGGAAGAAAAGACCTCTGATGGGAAGGAGCGGACACCAATGAAAAAGTCCAAGGGGAATTCAGGAAATGCAAGCCTCAAGCCTGGAGAGAGTGAAAAGGCTGCTTCAGGTTCAGGAAATGATGCTGCTACACTAAG TGCTGAAAGTGGAAGTGATGGTTCATCAGAGGCAAGTGATGACAATAATAGCCAGCCG GAATCTGCTGCAAGTAAGAAGGGAAGCTTTGACCAGATGCTTGCAGATG GAGCCAATGCACGAAATAACAATGCAAGTGCAAATCATCAAGCTTCAGTGCAAGGGAAGCATGTAGTTTCTATGCCTGCCACAAATTTGAATATTGGGATGGACTTGTGGAATGCATCTTCAGCCGGAGTTGGAGCTGTAAAAATGAGACCAAATCCATCAGGGATCTCACCAGCAGTTGCTCCATCAGCAATGGTTGTACGTGAGGGCGTTGTGCCCGACCATCAATGGATTCAA GATGAGCGTGAACTAAAAAGACAGAAAAGAAAACAATCCAATAGGGAGTCTGCTAGGAGGTCAAGATTACGCAAGCAG GCCGAGTGTGAAGAGCTCCAAGCACGGGTGGAGACGTTGAACAATGAAAATCGCACAATCAGAGAAGAGATGCAGAAGCTTTTGGAGGAATGCAATAAGCTTACATCTGAAAATGATTCCATCAAG GACGAGTTAACTCGGTTATGTGGAGCAGATGCATTAGCGAACCTCGAAAGTAGCAAGAGTCTTCAATCTCGTGGTGATGAAGGCAACAGCTGA
- the LOC131154141 gene encoding G-box-binding factor 1 isoform X1 has product MGTGEESTPAKPSKPTSSTQETPTTPSYPDWSASMQAYYGAGATPPPFFASTVASPTPHPYLWGSQHPLIPPYGTPVPYPALYPGGVYAHPNMAMTPSASHTNVELEEKTSDGKERTPMKKSKGNSGNASLKPGESEKAASGSGNDAATLSAESGSDGSSEASDDNNSQPESAASKKGSFDQMLADGANARNNNASANHQASVQGKHVVSMPATNLNIGMDLWNASSAGVGAVKMRPNPSGISPAVAPSAMVVREGVVPDHQWIQDERELKRQKRKQSNRESARRSRLRKQAECEELQARVETLNNENRTIREEMQKLLEECNKLTSENDSIKVSSRALFFLDFFYTSLISPLPLIACSVGGKRRPQKH; this is encoded by the exons ATGGGGACTGGGGAGGAAAGCACACCTGCTAAACCTTCCAAACCAACCTCTTCGACTCAG GAAACACCAACAACACCCTCCTATCCTGATTGGTCAGCCTCTATGCAG GCTTATTATGGTGCTGGAGCTACTCCACCTCCCTTTTTCGCCTCGACTGTTGCTTCGCCTACTCCCCATCCTTACCTGTGGGGAAGCCAG CATCCTTTAATTCCACCATATGGGACCCCAGTTCCATACCCTGCTTTATACCCAGGGGGAGTTTATGCTCACCCTAACATGGCTATG ACTCCAAGTGCATCACATACAAATGTAGAATTGGAAGAAAAGACCTCTGATGGGAAGGAGCGGACACCAATGAAAAAGTCCAAGGGGAATTCAGGAAATGCAAGCCTCAAGCCTGGAGAGAGTGAAAAGGCTGCTTCAGGTTCAGGAAATGATGCTGCTACACTAAG TGCTGAAAGTGGAAGTGATGGTTCATCAGAGGCAAGTGATGACAATAATAGCCAGCCG GAATCTGCTGCAAGTAAGAAGGGAAGCTTTGACCAGATGCTTGCAGATG GAGCCAATGCACGAAATAACAATGCAAGTGCAAATCATCAAGCTTCAGTGCAAGGGAAGCATGTAGTTTCTATGCCTGCCACAAATTTGAATATTGGGATGGACTTGTGGAATGCATCTTCAGCCGGAGTTGGAGCTGTAAAAATGAGACCAAATCCATCAGGGATCTCACCAGCAGTTGCTCCATCAGCAATGGTTGTACGTGAGGGCGTTGTGCCCGACCATCAATGGATTCAA GATGAGCGTGAACTAAAAAGACAGAAAAGAAAACAATCCAATAGGGAGTCTGCTAGGAGGTCAAGATTACGCAAGCAG GCCGAGTGTGAAGAGCTCCAAGCACGGGTGGAGACGTTGAACAATGAAAATCGCACAATCAGAGAAGAGATGCAGAAGCTTTTGGAGGAATGCAATAAGCTTACATCTGAAAATGATTCCATCAAGGTTTCTAGTAGAGCCCTTTTCTTTTTGGATTTCTTTTATACTAGTTTAATTTCTCCACTTCCTTTAATAGCATGTTCGGTTGGAGGAAAGAGAAGACCACAAAAACATTAG